TTTCACCAATGATGAATAAGACGCCAACGAAATAGAGCGTGTAGATACGATTGGAATCAGTCTGCTTTGGAACCGTGTGGCACATATGCGTATTTCGTTTTCGGCGCTGTGGATCTATCGTGTACGCCATAGTGATGCGCGAGTTCAGCTAAACTCTCAAATAATATAGGACTATGATAGACATCATTTACATATTGCGAGATTTCTTGGTATCGCAATGATTCAGGTCATCTCGAAATGCAGAGATCTCGTTGCTCTTCGTGGAACATGTGGTGTACAGCGGAACAAGAGTAGGGATAACGAACACGGATGATTGGCGTTCGTGCTCGATCATCGCGAGCCGAGCTGCGGGCAGTTGGAGCAGCACTTCGTGAGCGAAATAGTCAAACTAGAGTGTGCATTCAGATAGGAACACATCGGTGTCAACGCCGGCAGCGATGAACGCCCGGACCCCCACTGGCCGGATGTCGAGATCGACAATGCTGGCTACTTCTATCCATTCAAATGCGATATCCGCTTCGGAGCTGGGTACGGGACAGTCAGATGACAAGGTGTGTTCCACGTGGAACACAAGATTGATCTCGTGATGTGCTCGACCTTTCTGGTCAGTAAACGTGTGCTCGTGGGTAAGGAGGAGGGGGCCTGCGGTTACTGATAATCCTGTTTCCTCTCGCATCTCTCGTTCGAGAGCAATCTGGGCAGGTTCGCAGAACTCGACATGGCCACCCGGAAGGTACATGTAGTTGCGATCAATGCTTTTACAGAGCAGGATCTTTGATCCCGATTGGATCAAACCGCGAGCGATGATCTCGATTTGTTGTGCGTACTTGTGTGACATCACCCCTCCATTATGCTGCTGTAACTCATCATACGGAACTGGCATATGAGACCCGCCTATATGACAGCCTCGTCCAGAAGGCCAGGCAAGCAACATTCTGTATGTATTAGGCTAAAATGTGTTTGATTGAACATCCCTACGGAGGAATACGGATGGCACACCGTCGCAATGCGAAACCAACCAGACTCGGCAAGGGGTTGCGCAACATGATCGATATCCCGGTACGTGTCGATGTGCCGAATGAGATCGAATTAAGGTCTAATAACATCGTCGAAAACAAACCTGTTGATCGAGTTTCGGCATCCCCCTTTGTTGTGCCTTCACACACTCCCGAACCTCCCTTTGTTGTTGTTGTGAATCAGCCCGAAGATGAAAGCAGCGAGTCTTCTGCAGCAGCTTCTGATACCGCTTTTCAGCAGGCACATGAGTCTGAGATCCACGAAGATGGAGCTGTTGTTGCTGAAGCGGTGGACGATTCAAACACGCTTCATGCTCCAATCGCGAATGCTGGGAAACAACCGACCGACGCTATTCAACTTGATAAGTCCTATAATACGACTTTGAACGATGACGCTGATCGTATTGAGATGATCAATGTTGAGGTGATTGCGCCAAGTCCGTACCAGCCGCGACGAAAGATGGACGAGGCTGGGCTCGTTGGGCTTGCTGCTTCGATTCGTCGGAGTGGGATGATGCAGCCTGTGCTTGTTCGGCCGATTGCGAACGAGAATGGTGGGGCAGCCTACGAACTGGTCGCTGGTGAACGACGCTGGCGTGCAGCTGTGCGTGCTGGATTGCTGCGAGTGCCTGCTCTGGTTCGCCATCTGAGCAATGAAGAGGCAGCTGAACAGTCGCTCGTTGAGAATGTGCAGCGTGAGGATCTTCCTCCAATGGATCGTGCGTGGGCGCTCCGTCGGATGGCGGAACAGTTTGGTTTGACGCAGACAGAGCTTGCAGATCGTGTCGGGCTTGAGCGTTCAAGTGTTGCGAACCTCCAACGGCTGACCGAACTCGAACCGGAACTGCAGGAGCATATTGACGCAGGCTCACTGTCCACCGGTCATGGCAAGGCGCTTTTATCCTGTGAGCCAGGCAAGCGCCGTATTGAGCTTGGCAAGCAGGCGGCAGAAGCTGGTTGGAGTGTTCGCAAGCTTGAGCAGATGGTGAAATCCTCGACATCGCAGGTCTCGACGCGGTCACCAGCGACCACCCCTGTGCGCCCCGCTGTGCATCAGGAGATTGAAAAGAAACTGGCTGAACATCTTGGAACTCGTGTGCGCCTGCGAACCGACAAGGCTGGAAAGCGGGGAACCCTGACAATGGATTTTTATGACCTGGATCACTTTGAAGGGTTGATGCAACGGCTCGGGTTTGACACGAACAAGCTGTAACAACAATCTTTCAATGCGTGTTTGAAGTACTTGATTTTGCAGACACGGCGAATCTGTTTGCATTTCGTTTGTTCATATAGAAACACCAAGACAATAATCAAGGGAAAGTCCTTGGTTCATTCCCTTGTGCATGAATAGGTATTCATTCGATGTGCTTCAAGCAATGTGTATTGTTTGTTCTTTCCATCGTTGCGATAAACGATCACTGATAGGCAAGCATTCTTGCAATGCTGAAGGCGCTTTGTTTTTCGGTTGATAACTACTGACGACTCCCCATGTCTGACATAATTTTGTGTCGATTGGTATAAATCGAGTTGAAACTACATTAAAATAGGTGTATAACCTAGTTCTCTATATCGTGAGTTCTTACTGCTGGGGGTAGAAAGGGTGCTTTGCCTCAGTAACTGTGTGCGATTTGTTCGCACCGCATGTGCGGCGGCGTAGTTACCATGTCCCACACCATTCAATCTTTGTTTATATCATCAGTTATATTCTCTGCAAACAAATATATGCACCGTCATGGTGCCCAATCGCCCGTACCTTGCACGCCATCATAGTGTGTTGGTTTGGTTACATTATCAGAGTTTTTGCGTTTGAGCTTGTGTCGTATTTCGTTTTCTGATTCCAGATTCATAGGTTCGCGCCAGCGTTTGGCGATGTGTGAGCAGTGCAACAGGTTCCCGCATGGGGCTCGCAATCACGAGGATCAGATATCACAGATTTAGGCCGAAACATTTACTTGTTTTGGTGGAGGACAATGAAATGGCAAAGAAGAGAACCACAAAGTCGGGCACAACTGCGAAGAAAACAACCGGTCGCAAGCGTGGTCGCCCCGCTGGCTCGAAGAACAAAAAAACGTCAACAGCGGGCGGCCTGCGTGGTATCTCCACACAAGCCCTGTATGACGAGTTGTATCGTCGTTCTCACATACTTGCTGAACGTCGCGACGAGCTTCTCGCTGAGCTTGACATGATCGACGCCGAAATGGCATCGCTTGGAGCGTCTTCGTCACAGCCAACTCGTCGTAGCGCGACACGCGCGTCCACCAAACGCGTCAGCACAGGTGGGAAGCGTGCGTCGACGAAGAAGCGCCGTGGCGGCGGTCGTCGCAAGGGCAAGGGAGGCTCAACACTTGAGGACTCGCTTGTTGCTGTCCTGACGGGCAAGACCATGGGTGTGACCGAGGTTGCGGATGCGGTGTTGAAAGCTGGGTACAAGTCTGATTCACCCAACTTCCGCACAATCGTGAACCAGTGCCTGACCAAGAGTGATCGCATCAAGAAGATCGCTCGTGGGCAGTACACAGCGGCCTGATCTCGACTTTTCTAGCATATCTGGACGCCGCACGTATCCTCTTGGATATGTGCGGTGTTCTTTGTGCGCACTGTGTTTGCGTACAATCTGGACATGAAACATTCTGCGAGCCAATGCGTTGCGCTGCTTTCTCTATGTCTGATGGGTGTTGTGAGAGCGATGGGACAGCAGCCCTCAGCGAATCAGCCTATCTCGTTTGATGATCTTCCCCCGGCGGTGAAGCTCGGTGTGCGTGTCGAGCAGGTGCGCCGGCAGGTTCCCGTGCTGAGCGAAGTTGTGATTGTGCCAGGTCCAGCGGAAGCGGTTGATGCGATTGCTGGGTGGTCGCTGGGCGCGCGATATCCCGTTCTTATTGATGATGGTTCGAGTGATGCTCGCGAGCTGATTGGGTTGTTTGTTCGCGCGTACAAACCGGAACGTGTGCTGCGTCTGGCAGACATGAAAGCCCGGTCGCTGGCGGCAGATGATCGGAAGACTGCTGCTGCATATGCGCTGCTTGGTGCGTGGCGCAATCCTGGTGTTGATCAGACTGGTTCTTCGATTGGCAAACTCTGGCAGGATGTCGGATTTAAGCCGGTTGGTGTTGTTGTGACAAGCATCGATTCTCCCGCGTGGGCGAGCGCTGTGGCGCTGGCTGCAGGACATGGGCAGCTGCTCGTGTGGGCAGATCTGCCAACAAATCACAATCAGCCGTTGACAAACGAGCAGGTGCTTCAGATATCAAAGCAGGTTGATGCCGGTATTGTGCAGGCGATTGATGAGGATGCTGCGCTTGCTGAAATGAATCTTGTATGGCGAGGGGCCGGAGATGATCTTGATGGGCTGACCTTCTGTGGCGGAATCGGCTCGAAGCTGTTGCATTCTGAGAATAACTATCTTGCAACGACAGATGTGCTGACGCGCACGCTGGTCGAAGAGAACGGCACTTTCATACCGGGCGAGCGCTGGGCGTGGGGTGGGCAAATCTTTGGAACACCAGCACGCTCTATGTATGATGCGATGTGCGCATTGTTTCTTCAACCGGAGCGTGCGTGGCTGTTTGATACCTATCCCACAGGCATGCCATGGGGCCAGTACAACCTCACTTCGGCGAGTCATCAGTTTGCAGATGCAAAGATCGAGGTTGAGGTTCACAGACCGCCGGAGACCGATCTTGCCGGGCTTGCGCGGATGGGTGCGATTGATGCAGGCGTGGTCTTTGTCACAAGCAAAGGACCGTCGTGGAACTTTGATCTGCACGGAAGCCGTGCGCCCGCGGGCAGAGCGCGCCCGGGTGATTGGCCGATGCTGAAAAAACCGGTCGCAGCATACATGGTTCACTCGTTTTCGTGTGAGAATCCAGGGATTCGCTCTACGGTAGCGGGGAGGTTACTGGCGAGAGGCGCGTACGCGTTCTTCGGGTCGGTGCAGGAGCCCACGCTTGCGGCGTTTCTACCGAGTGAGCTCATAGCGAAACGTTGGCTTGCGCCCGCTCCGATGGGCGCTGCCATGCGGTTCGATGATGGTGCGGCAAGCAAGCTCGCAATGATCGGCGATCCATTGATCACATTTGGGCCTCCCGCACAGCGACTGCCGGGCACGCTTGTGAACTCAAGCAACCCGGCTGGGGAGCAGCAGCTTGTCCAAGTTCAGGATGCACTCGCGGAGCAGTTGAAGTCTGGCGATCTGGCAGGTGGGTTCAGGACGCTGGTCATGCTCGGGCGTGATGATGATGCAGCAAAGTTGGCCGCTGCGACATTGCGGGATAAGCCTGAGTGGATGACACCTGCAGCTGCTGAGATAGCGCTGTTTGTCGGCGCGCGTGCGGGCGATGCTGCGGTTGTGAAAGAGTGCTTCCTTCGTCTGGATTCCAGAATGAAGGACCAGATGCTCTGCCGCGACGCGCTCTGGCTGACAGTGGGGGCGGAGCTTGTGGCGACAGGCCGCGCAACACAGGAGGTCGAGGACCTGCTCCGCACCTACATGCGAGAGGACATGGTGGATCGCGACGGTGCTGCAATCGTTCGTGCGATTCGCGAGACTCAGGGGAAATCAGCTGCACAGAACTATGCGAGCACATTCCGCGAGACACTCCCGAGTGAGGGGTACAAGACACGCTTCGATCTAGAAATGCGTGATGCGCTGCGTGAATAAGTGTGCTCACCACTCCCTTACTGCACGCTCCAGCACAGGGTCTCTGCCCGCGCGAAAATCATCGATAGTCGGTTTAATCATGATGTCCGGGACCACACCTACACTGGTGATGGGTTTATTTAACGGTGTGCGCTCCAGGAGCGCCGGGATGTTGACGCGTATCCCACTGTTGGGGAGTGTGAGAAAGAACAGTGTGCCCGCGGTAGGCCCCTGCGCGTTCCCTGCTGTGGGCTCGCCGATGAGTTTGAGTCGATCGCCCAGTTGCTCGTCGAGTGTTGCGACGAGCATGGTTGTTCCCGATGCGTTATATGGTCCTGTGAGTATCGTCAACGGGCCACGATACCGGTTTTGATGCGGCGAGAGTGTCTGCACGCCGCCCGTGACCTCTGGCTTGAGTTCATACATCCCGTTATCGAGTTTGATAAACGCATTGTCGGGCATGCTCATCGCAGCCGGATCCCAGGTCGTCATGTTGGCTTTGAGCGCGTCGTCAAATCGGTAGTTCTTTACGAGGGGGGCTCTAAATGTGAGTGGCTCTTCGATCAGGTAGCTCGCAAGCGCCCACACTGCATCGCCGGAACCTCCACCGTTGTTCCGAAGATCGATCACAAGGTGGGTGATACCCGCGACAGTGATACTTTGAAAGTACGGTTTGAGTGTTTCTGCTGCGTTCACCGTGTTTCGATAGTTGATGAAGCTGTCAATGGTCAGCACCGCTGTTTCGTTGAAGAGCTCGAGCGAGATAGAGTCTGCAAAGTTTGCCGGTTCACCAGCAAATGTTTGCTCCCATTGCGTCAACGTGATCGCGTTTACTAGTTCCTTGCGCGATATGTTGTTCTCATCAACCACTTCGAGCTGAAAGTCGTCGCGCCAGCCCACACTCAGCGGAAGGAAGTGTTCCAGTCCCGTGTCGGCATACTCGTACGCGGTGTCGAGACGCGTGGTCCTGATCGAGTCAACATTTCCGTCTACCTGCATAGTCGGGGCGATCATCTTGATGAGAAACTCGACCGCGATGCCGTTGATCGATGTAATCTCATCGCCCCGACGCAACTCTGTGATATCTTCCCGCACATCATCAATAATCATGCGATTGTCGATGATCCTGAACGTGAAAGGCAGATGTGTTGGCGTCGACTGGCGATATGTCGTCAATGATTCCGGCGCCTCTGCGCGCGTATGCCCACACCCGATCGCTGCAACCAGCAATGCGATGTCGCGATAGAACACAGTCTGCTGCACTCCGTTTGCGTACGCAATTCCCAGCAGGTCGAACTCTGCATCGAGCTTTGGCTTTGACGTATATCGATATATCCCCGGGTGAATAGTCTCAAGCGCGTGACGGAACAGTACGACATCCTCCATCGCCTGCTCAGATGTTAATTTTGGATCGTCGTAGAGTTTGATGGCGCGCCATGGGACAAGCGAGTCGCGCTCGATCGCGTGCGTCATGCCGCTGATTCTGCCGTCACGGAGCACGCCAGTCGAGCGGTACTCTGTCGACGCGTCGTGTGTGACGAAAGAGAACGACAGGCCATTCCAGTGTGGCGTGACGATTGTCTGCTCAAGCTCTGAGTCGTAAAACGTGCCAGTGAGTCGTATGCCCAGCGCGGTTCTGATATCGAGTTGCTTGTAATACGGAACAGAATCGGGGAAGACGCGCAGATCAACACGCCAGGTTCCGACGAGATCCTCTGGATCGGGCACAAGTGCGGGCAGACAGAGTGCAGCGAGAGCAGCGGTCACGAGCATAGTGGGCTCCTGCAACTGGAGAGGGCAGTCTGAAAGACAGTTCTTCGGTTGTCGTTATCGCTCAGATTCGTGAGCCGGCATGAAAATGCAGCGTGCTATTCGCTCCACGCTTTGATGAGTATCTCGCGTGCGGCGTTGTCGTACTCTGTTGGAAACTCGTGCGCCTCGCCTGTGAGCTTCTGGAGCGCTGCGTGTGCGTTGACAGCAACCGATCGATAGAACCGAAGTTCGGTCTCGGGCACATCCGCGGGGACGGTAGGAAATGCGCGAACGAGTGTGTCCTTCGCATGTTCTACCGCGTCAGCATGATGCTCGGCAATTGACACGATGGCATCGATGGATGCTTTGGTCAGACTGTTGCGGCCCTCGCCCGATGTTGCAAACGGCGCGATCACGTCTATTGAGCGAGCATCGCCGCACCGCGCGAGTGCCTTGACTGCGTTGATGCGCAGCACGTTCGGATTCTTTGAGCCGTCGGGCGTTGTGAGGAGTGATTCCAGCTTTTCACGAACACTTCCGTCGCCATGCTCAGCGAGTAAGCCGCAGACAAGGAAGCGGAGTTGATCGTGCGGCGTATCGAGAATCTCTGCAGCAGCTGCGACCACGCGCGCGGGATCGTCCTTTGCGACGCGCTGGACTGCGCGATAGCGCACAACAACATCGGGGTGCTTCAAATACTCCGCTGCACGATCGATTTTGACGTCGTCACCTTCAAGCGATGCAGCGATGGTATCAATCTCGATGAGTTTCTGCGTTGTTAGTTCGGCCTGCTGTGTGACTTTCGGCTCTGCTGATGCAACGCCTGTACGGAATGTGTTGAGCTCGCGTCCTGTGTCACCGATGACGTTCATGGTGTAAGGATCAACGAGAAAATGCTGGGGCCAGGACGTGATCCCGAAGCGGATTGCGACGCGCTCGTTCTTGCGGTCGGCCTCGTCGTGAGAAAAATCCTGGTACACGTACATCCATATCACATCGTCGTAGGACGATGCAAGATCGGGATTCACGAGCAGGTTCTTCTCCATCACAACGCAATGCGGGCAGTAGGTCTTTGTCGAGTACACAAAGATGGGTTTGCCTTGGTCGGCCGCCATCTGCTGGGCGGTTGCAAAGTCGCGCACCCACGGCGGTCCCACGGGCGGCGTCTTGCTCTCGCCGTATTCTGCAGGTTGGGCGAACGCCCCGGAGCAGAGCATGAGTGGAGCAACAAGCGATGGCAGGATGTGGCGCATGGGCGGCCTTTCTCTGGGAAGGACGGGTTTGGAAGTCACATTGTAACAGATCTTGGAAAAATGTGGGAGCGAATGTGCTCTGAAAGCGTGCTTTGGGCGGGATTGCCGTGGGGGGGATTGCCCACGCCCTTTCCCTCCAACCGAGTTGTTGTACGTGTAAACTCCTCTCCTGTGAGGTCGTTTCCCATGCACCCATGCCCATGCTGCCGCTGTCTCACAATGGACTCAGCATCACGTGATTCTTACGACATATGCCCGGTGTGCGGCTGGGAGGATGATCCAGCACAGTTTGTTGATCCAGATCTT
Above is a genomic segment from Phycisphaeraceae bacterium containing:
- a CDS encoding thioredoxin family protein — encoded protein: MRHILPSLVAPLMLCSGAFAQPAEYGESKTPPVGPPWVRDFATAQQMAADQGKPIFVYSTKTYCPHCVVMEKNLLVNPDLASSYDDVIWMYVYQDFSHDEADRKNERVAIRFGITSWPQHFLVDPYTMNVIGDTGRELNTFRTGVASAEPKVTQQAELTTQKLIEIDTIAASLEGDDVKIDRAAEYLKHPDVVVRYRAVQRVAKDDPARVVAAAAEILDTPHDQLRFLVCGLLAEHGDGSVREKLESLLTTPDGSKNPNVLRINAVKALARCGDARSIDVIAPFATSGEGRNSLTKASIDAIVSIAEHHADAVEHAKDTLVRAFPTVPADVPETELRFYRSVAVNAHAALQKLTGEAHEFPTEYDNAAREILIKAWSE
- a CDS encoding NUDIX domain-containing protein, producing the protein MSHKYAQQIEIIARGLIQSGSKILLCKSIDRNYMYLPGGHVEFCEPAQIALEREMREETGLSVTAGPLLLTHEHTFTDQKGRAHHEINLVFHVEHTLSSDCPVPSSEADIAFEWIEVASIVDLDIRPVGVRAFIAAGVDTDVFLSECTL
- a CDS encoding ParB/RepB/Spo0J family partition protein — encoded protein: MAHRRNAKPTRLGKGLRNMIDIPVRVDVPNEIELRSNNIVENKPVDRVSASPFVVPSHTPEPPFVVVVNQPEDESSESSAAASDTAFQQAHESEIHEDGAVVAEAVDDSNTLHAPIANAGKQPTDAIQLDKSYNTTLNDDADRIEMINVEVIAPSPYQPRRKMDEAGLVGLAASIRRSGMMQPVLVRPIANENGGAAYELVAGERRWRAAVRAGLLRVPALVRHLSNEEAAEQSLVENVQREDLPPMDRAWALRRMAEQFGLTQTELADRVGLERSSVANLQRLTELEPELQEHIDAGSLSTGHGKALLSCEPGKRRIELGKQAAEAGWSVRKLEQMVKSSTSQVSTRSPATTPVRPAVHQEIEKKLAEHLGTRVRLRTDKAGKRGTLTMDFYDLDHFEGLMQRLGFDTNKL
- a CDS encoding hydrolase; the encoded protein is MHPCPCCRCLTMDSASRDSYDICPVCGWEDDPAQFVDPDLAGGANSVSLEVAWENFTRFGACDTAALEFVRKPLPEELP